ACTGTGGGAGCGCGAGCAGAGCCGCGCGCTGCTGTGGGACTTCGCCCGGGCGGTGTTCCCGCCCCAGCAAGCCGCGGGCAAGCCGGACGGCGCGGCGGCCGAGGGCGCGGGGCCCGGGGCGCCGGGGGCGCAGAAGGTGCCCGAGACCCGGGCGCGCGCCATCCGCTCACCGCTGGTCTTCGTGCTGTGCCGCGCGTCATCGCTGGCCGCCCGGGAGCCGCGGCGCCACCTGCGGGAGATGCTGCGGGACGTGCGCAGCCGGCGGCGGCCCGGCGCGGCGTTGGTCGGGGTGCTGGTGGCCGAGGCGGAGCCCGAGGACGCGGTGGCTCCGGAGCTGCGGCTACTGGAGGCGCTGCTGCGCACGGTGTTCGGCCGCCAGGCGGGAGGCCCGGTGCAGGCGGCCGCCTACTGCCCCGGCCACCCGGCTTCCAGCTTGACTGTTCAGGCGGCCGCCTGCAGGGCCCTGCAAGCCGCCGGGCCCTTGCGACCAGGTGAGTGGGCTCGAGGTCCCGGACGGCGTGGGCGGGCGGCGGCTGGGGAAAGGCCAGCTTTTTTGGCCAGCGCCCCCCTCATGGTACACCGAGGTAAACTGAGGCCGGGAGAGAGGAGGTGCCTAGCACTAGGCCTCCCAGGTAGGGCGGAGCGGGCCCTGGGCAACGGGCCGAGTCTGTCCCGGGAGGATCCTGCGTGCATGGGATCCTGAGTGCTTAGGAAAGACGCGGGGGCAAGCAGAAGGCAGGGGAGGTTGGTGGAAAGAGGGCTGGACTGAGCTGGGCAAAgatctggggttgggggggagggggaggagacggGAAAGCCTTGGGATGCACCAGTTTCAAGGT
This Balaenoptera musculus isolate JJ_BM4_2016_0621 chromosome 7, mBalMus1.pri.v3, whole genome shotgun sequence DNA region includes the following protein-coding sequences:
- the C7H2orf72 gene encoding uncharacterized protein C2orf72 homolog isoform X3; this encodes MQLARQGCGGRRRREAASMERELEALAARPARPAEPPFQALVEAAGGCGQVLLVGELWEREQSRALLWDFARAVFPPQQAAGKPDGAAAEGAGPGAPGAQKVPETRARAIRSPLVFVLCRASSLAAREPRRHLREMLRDVRSRRRPGAALVGVLVAEAEPEDAVAPELRLLEALLRTVFGRQAGGPVQAAAYCPGHPASSLTVQAAACRALQAAGPLRPAEGAWERPGLPGLLACFSWGPWSRGKDPDATSPSDPAQG
- the C7H2orf72 gene encoding uncharacterized protein C2orf72 homolog isoform X2, which translates into the protein MQLARQGCGGRRRREAASMERELEALAARPARPAEPPFQALVEAAGGCGQVLLVGELWEREQSRALLWDFARAVFPPQQAAGKPDGAAAEGAGPGAPGAQKVPETRARAIRSPLVFVLCRASSLAAREPRRHLREMLRDVRSRRRPGAALVGVLVAEAEPEDAVAPELRLLEALLRTVFGRQAGGPVQAAAYCPGHPASSLTVQAAACRALQAAGPLRPEGAWERPGLPGLLACFSWGPWSRGKDPDATSPSDPAQDKFQDPEEHLALTVVYPNGDCEDPGKGSVACDRVASTPAEPAGDLR
- the C7H2orf72 gene encoding uncharacterized protein C2orf72 homolog isoform X1 → MQLARQGCGGRRRREAASMERELEALAARPARPAEPPFQALVEAAGGCGQVLLVGELWEREQSRALLWDFARAVFPPQQAAGKPDGAAAEGAGPGAPGAQKVPETRARAIRSPLVFVLCRASSLAAREPRRHLREMLRDVRSRRRPGAALVGVLVAEAEPEDAVAPELRLLEALLRTVFGRQAGGPVQAAAYCPGHPASSLTVQAAACRALQAAGPLRPAEGAWERPGLPGLLACFSWGPWSRGKDPDATSPSDPAQDKFQDPEEHLALTVVYPNGDCEDPGKGSVACDRVASTPAEPAGDLR